Proteins from a single region of Aerococcus viridans:
- a CDS encoding PFL family protein: MLEMNNIIETVSMIKDNNLDIRTITMGISLIDCADPDIDRACQKVYDKITTVAKDLVKTGEEIEEKYGIPIVNKRIAVTPISQLLAASGGDPLKYAHILDKAANAVGVNYIGGYTALVHKGFSAGDRALIESIPQAMAETDHVCSSVNIGSTRAGINMDAVKIMGEVVRKAAELTQENESMGASKIVVFCNAVEDNPFMAGAFHGQGEPDVVINVGVSGPGVVRNALAELPKDASLETVADTIKQTAFKVTRMGQLVGTEASNMLGVPFGIVDLSLAPTPAVGDSVAHILEEIGLDQVGAHGSVATLAMLNDAVKKGGIMASSNVGGLSGAFIPVSEDAGMIAAAANGTLNIETLMSMTAVCSVGLDMIVIPGDTTPEIISAIIADEAAIGMINSKTTAVRVIPAIGRRDDEVLNFGGLFGEASVMQVNRTSPNTFIHRGGRIPAPIQSLKN; the protein is encoded by the coding sequence ATGCTAGAAATGAATAATATCATTGAAACAGTTTCAATGATTAAAGACAACAATTTAGATATTCGAACAATTACAATGGGGATTTCATTGATTGACTGTGCAGATCCAGATATCGACCGTGCCTGTCAAAAGGTATACGATAAAATCACCACAGTTGCTAAAGACTTGGTGAAAACCGGTGAAGAAATTGAAGAAAAATACGGGATTCCAATTGTTAATAAGCGTATTGCTGTAACGCCAATTTCGCAATTATTAGCGGCTTCAGGTGGCGACCCATTGAAATATGCCCATATCTTAGACAAGGCAGCCAATGCAGTTGGCGTCAACTACATCGGTGGGTATACAGCATTAGTTCATAAAGGATTTTCTGCTGGGGACCGTGCTTTAATCGAATCGATTCCACAAGCCATGGCTGAAACAGACCACGTTTGTTCATCCGTTAATATTGGGTCAACACGTGCAGGTATCAACATGGATGCTGTTAAAATCATGGGTGAGGTTGTCCGTAAGGCAGCTGAATTAACCCAAGAAAATGAAAGCATGGGGGCTTCTAAGATTGTCGTCTTCTGTAATGCAGTTGAAGATAATCCGTTCATGGCCGGTGCCTTCCACGGTCAAGGGGAGCCGGATGTTGTGATTAACGTTGGGGTTTCTGGACCAGGTGTTGTCCGCAATGCTCTTGCAGAATTGCCAAAAGATGCATCTCTTGAAACAGTTGCGGATACTATTAAACAAACAGCTTTCAAAGTCACTCGTATGGGCCAATTAGTGGGGACCGAAGCCTCTAACATGCTAGGTGTACCCTTTGGTATTGTAGACTTATCATTAGCGCCTACGCCAGCTGTCGGCGATTCTGTTGCTCATATCTTAGAAGAAATTGGTTTAGACCAAGTGGGTGCCCATGGTTCAGTAGCGACTCTAGCCATGCTAAACGATGCAGTTAAAAAAGGCGGGATCATGGCATCATCAAATGTTGGTGGTTTATCAGGTGCCTTCATTCCAGTAAGTGAGGATGCCGGGATGATTGCAGCTGCAGCTAACGGTACTTTAAATATTGAAACGTTAATGTCTATGACGGCTGTATGTTCAGTTGGTTTAGATATGATTGTTATTCCTGGTGATACAACGCCTGAAATTATTTCAGCGATTATTGCCGATGAAGCAGCGATTGGGATGATCAATTCCAAAACAACCGCTGTTCGAGTAATTCCAGCTATCGGTCGTCGTGATGATGAAGTTTTAAACTTTGGTGGTTTGTTCGGTGAAGCTTCTGTTATGCAAGTAAATCGAACTTCTCCAAATACCTTTATCCACCGTGGTGGCCGTATTCCAGCACCAATTCAATCACTTAAAAACTAA
- a CDS encoding V-type ATP synthase subunit D, translating to MDINNTPTKGNLMQIQKTLDLSRNGYLLLDRKRIILMNELIGLLNKASGLQDDLKKAYELAYHKLSIAAYENGILSVHDASTNVSVEDDIQLKVRSVMGSEVPEINYKPRPMKPAYSFYDNTVAIDEARIAFRRVKELLIQIAEVENAAYRLANNMQKTQKRVNALQNVTIPQLEGAQKSISSALEEKEREEFTRLKVVKRILNSK from the coding sequence ATGGATATTAATAACACCCCTACCAAGGGGAACTTAATGCAGATTCAAAAGACATTAGATCTTTCGCGTAACGGTTATCTATTGCTGGACCGGAAACGGATTATCTTGATGAATGAGTTGATTGGTTTGCTAAATAAAGCATCCGGCTTACAGGATGACCTTAAAAAGGCTTATGAGTTGGCTTATCATAAATTATCAATTGCTGCTTATGAAAATGGTATTTTAAGTGTACATGATGCATCAACCAACGTGAGTGTTGAAGATGATATCCAATTAAAAGTACGTAGTGTCATGGGTTCAGAGGTGCCAGAAATTAATTACAAACCTCGACCTATGAAGCCCGCCTACTCATTCTATGACAATACAGTGGCTATTGATGAAGCACGAATTGCCTTTCGTCGGGTAAAAGAATTGCTGATTCAAATCGCTGAAGTTGAGAATGCGGCTTATCGTTTAGCGAACAACATGCAGAAAACGCAAAAACGTGTAAATGCCCTTCAAAACGTGACCATTCCTCAATTGGAAGGTGCACAAAAATCTATTTCTTCAGCGCTTGAAGAGAAAGAACGTGAAGAATTTACCCGTCTTAAAGTGGTTAAACGTATCTTAAATAGCAAGTAG
- a CDS encoding aldo/keto reductase, whose translation MNLLNQTLTLNNGVEVPQIALGTWQTPTAEAVSSVRFALDNGYKHIDGAHAYENSKGTGEGIKSSSVNREDIFITTKVRGESKTYEAAMDNFYQELKDLDTDYVDLLLVHCPTPWRFFSRTDDKRPSFYEENIQVWRALEELYDKGLVRAIGVSNFNADDLQNLIENTNIKPAVNQIKYHIGYTQDDIVSYCAANDIIVEAYSSLGTGRLLGNEDIKAIADKYGVSVPQLCYRYPLQKGHIILPKSVHEEYILANAELDFEISEADMATLDAIIIE comes from the coding sequence ATGAATTTATTAAATCAAACATTAACCTTAAATAATGGGGTAGAAGTCCCACAAATCGCATTAGGGACTTGGCAAACACCGACTGCTGAAGCAGTGAGCTCAGTCCGTTTTGCCCTAGACAATGGCTACAAACACATTGATGGTGCCCATGCTTACGAAAACTCTAAAGGGACTGGAGAAGGGATCAAATCTTCTAGTGTTAACCGTGAAGACATCTTTATCACAACTAAGGTTCGTGGAGAATCGAAAACTTATGAAGCGGCTATGGACAACTTTTACCAAGAGTTGAAAGATTTAGACACTGACTACGTAGACTTATTATTAGTCCACTGTCCAACACCTTGGCGCTTTTTCTCAAGAACTGATGACAAACGTCCAAGCTTCTATGAAGAAAATATCCAAGTATGGCGCGCTTTAGAGGAGTTGTATGATAAAGGCTTAGTCCGTGCAATCGGGGTTTCAAACTTTAACGCCGACGACTTACAAAACTTAATCGAAAACACAAATATTAAACCTGCTGTAAACCAAATCAAGTACCACATCGGCTATACCCAAGACGATATTGTATCTTATTGTGCAGCCAACGACATCATCGTTGAAGCCTATTCTTCATTAGGTACAGGCCGCTTATTAGGCAACGAAGATATCAAGGCAATTGCAGACAAATACGGTGTATCCGTACCGCAATTATGCTACCGTTATCCATTGCAAAAAGGCCACATCATCCTACCAAAATCAGTTCACGAAGAATACATTCTTGCCAATGCTGAATTAGATTTTGAAATTTCTGAAGCTGATATGGCAACTTTAGATGCAATCATTATTGAATAA
- a CDS encoding V-type ATP synthase subunit B — MAIEYLGLNSINGPLVVVDGVRGAAYNDIVRFRVNSNEEKLGQIITMEGEKAIIQVFDSTTSMSLDNTHTQFTGHGLEIELAPEIQGRVFDGIGRPIDNLGPVHSGIKRDVNGAPLNPVSRVYPRDYIETGFSAIDGLMTLIRGQKLPIFSGDGMSHNQVAAQIVKQAKLGEDSDEEFAVVFAAMGVKHDIADYFRRSFEESGAMDHVTMFVNTADDPVMERLITPRVALTTAEYLAYDLGKHVLVILTDMTSFAEALREVSSAKQEIPSRKGYPGYLYSELATIYERAGIVKGKPGSVTQIPILTMPNDDITHPIPDLTGYITEGQIVLDRVIEGKNVYPPVGILPSLSRLMKDGIGEGFTREDHSDVANQLFASYSGANEAKSLASVIGEEELSDVDKLYLKFGELFEQKFVGQGQDETRTIQETLDLGWQLLGIFPREELTRMDTEVLDKYYKNTADEVLNQQTTDKPLV; from the coding sequence ATGGCAATAGAATATCTAGGATTAAACTCCATTAATGGCCCTCTAGTAGTTGTAGATGGTGTTAGAGGCGCTGCATATAACGATATCGTACGCTTTCGCGTGAATAGCAACGAAGAAAAATTAGGTCAAATTATTACAATGGAAGGTGAAAAAGCTATTATCCAAGTATTTGACTCCACTACTTCAATGTCTTTAGATAATACACATACTCAATTTACTGGCCATGGTTTGGAAATCGAATTGGCACCAGAAATTCAAGGTCGCGTATTCGATGGTATCGGTCGTCCAATCGACAATTTAGGACCTGTCCACTCTGGTATCAAACGTGATGTGAATGGTGCCCCGCTTAACCCAGTATCTCGTGTTTACCCACGTGACTATATTGAAACTGGTTTCTCTGCAATTGATGGGTTGATGACTTTGATTCGTGGTCAAAAATTACCAATCTTCTCTGGTGATGGAATGAGCCATAACCAAGTAGCTGCTCAAATTGTTAAACAAGCCAAATTAGGTGAAGATTCTGATGAAGAATTCGCGGTTGTATTTGCTGCAATGGGTGTAAAACATGATATTGCTGACTACTTCCGCCGTTCATTTGAAGAATCTGGTGCCATGGACCACGTAACCATGTTCGTGAATACCGCCGATGATCCCGTTATGGAACGTCTAATCACGCCTCGTGTGGCCCTAACAACGGCTGAATACTTGGCTTATGATTTAGGTAAACATGTGTTAGTTATCTTAACGGATATGACTTCTTTTGCTGAGGCGTTACGTGAAGTATCTTCAGCAAAACAAGAAATCCCTTCTCGTAAAGGTTACCCAGGTTACCTTTACTCTGAATTGGCGACTATTTATGAACGTGCGGGTATCGTTAAAGGTAAACCAGGTTCAGTAACGCAAATTCCTATTTTGACCATGCCTAATGACGATATCACGCACCCTATTCCTGACCTTACTGGTTACATCACTGAAGGGCAAATTGTATTAGACCGTGTGATTGAAGGTAAAAACGTTTATCCACCAGTTGGGATTCTACCCTCACTATCTCGTTTGATGAAAGATGGTATTGGTGAAGGATTTACCCGTGAAGACCACTCTGATGTAGCTAACCAGTTATTCGCTTCTTATTCTGGTGCTAACGAGGCAAAATCTTTAGCTTCTGTTATCGGGGAAGAAGAGTTATCGGATGTTGATAAACTTTACCTTAAATTTGGTGAATTATTCGAACAAAAATTTGTTGGTCAAGGCCAAGATGAAACAAGAACCATCCAAGAGACATTGGACTTAGGTTGGCAATTACTAGGTATTTTCCCACGTGAAGAATTGACACGTATGGATACTGAAGTCCTTGATAAATACTACAAAAACACAGCTGATGAGGTATTAAACCAACAAACAACTGACAAGCCCCTAGTATAA
- a CDS encoding aminotransferase class IV, protein MEHVEKKFYYHNDKEVSTDNLHPFEQLTGKNVYEVIRVREGIPLFLEDHLRRFRAFALSVGVPLTDSDDILINRLYQLIDKNGVFDQNIKLIWNKDIGLLAFFTKSPYPPASYYQTGIKTTLLNLEREDPNIKIQREEYQKTVLAEREKTGSYEVLLVDQEDNVTEGSRSNLFIVKGDKLYTSPAKNVLSGIVRSKVVAICQQQQIDIIEQNIPVTELNTIDGAFISGTGNDVLPIASIDSITLESMEKPVISSIMREYDRLVKQYIASKKDT, encoded by the coding sequence ATGGAACATGTTGAAAAAAAATTTTACTATCATAATGATAAAGAAGTATCCACAGACAACCTGCATCCGTTTGAACAATTAACAGGAAAAAATGTGTATGAAGTGATTCGCGTTAGAGAAGGCATACCGCTATTTTTAGAAGATCATTTGCGACGATTCAGAGCGTTTGCTTTATCTGTCGGTGTTCCTTTAACAGATTCAGATGATATTTTAATCAATCGTTTATACCAACTTATTGATAAGAATGGTGTTTTTGATCAAAATATCAAATTGATATGGAATAAAGACATTGGTTTACTAGCTTTCTTCACTAAAAGCCCTTATCCGCCTGCGAGCTATTATCAAACTGGAATTAAAACAACATTGTTGAATTTGGAAAGAGAAGATCCGAATATCAAGATACAACGTGAAGAGTATCAAAAAACTGTACTAGCGGAACGAGAAAAAACAGGATCATATGAAGTGCTGTTAGTCGACCAAGAGGATAACGTCACAGAAGGCAGTCGTTCAAATTTATTTATTGTTAAGGGTGATAAACTCTATACTTCTCCAGCTAAAAATGTTCTTTCAGGTATTGTCCGTTCTAAAGTTGTAGCTATTTGCCAACAGCAGCAAATTGATATTATTGAGCAAAATATTCCTGTGACTGAATTAAATACTATCGATGGCGCTTTTATTTCAGGAACGGGTAACGATGTATTGCCTATAGCTTCCATCGATTCTATCACATTAGAGTCGATGGAAAAACCGGTCATTTCGTCAATTATGCGCGAATACGATCGCTTAGTGAAACAGTACATTGCCTCTAAAAAAGATACTTAA
- a CDS encoding diacylglycerol/lipid kinase family protein: MSKVMLIINPSSGKGAGKEIQSDLEKALYASFDDVETKFTEGEGDAKNWAREASGEGYEAVVVVGGDGTVNEGISGIAEADSTIKFGFIPLGTANDLARALGISLKPKEAAKDLANFKTRRIDIAKINDQYFCNVAAIGSIPTAVMETSSEEKSKFGFFAYVRDSMRAVLKDDQYTYKLVLDDDEEIEISTKVLVIALTNSVGSFENMIAGATPDDGLLHIMTLKDENLLAELPGMLHELNGGYISEASNMITYNVKKVAISVINEDADEVKVNIDGEVGPALPIDIEVLPSHVEVMVPNK, encoded by the coding sequence ATGTCTAAAGTAATGTTGATTATTAACCCATCATCTGGTAAAGGTGCGGGTAAAGAGATTCAAAGTGATTTAGAAAAGGCCTTGTACGCTTCATTTGATGACGTCGAAACAAAATTCACTGAAGGAGAAGGCGACGCCAAAAACTGGGCTCGAGAAGCTAGCGGTGAAGGTTACGAAGCCGTTGTCGTCGTTGGTGGTGATGGGACTGTTAACGAAGGAATTTCAGGAATCGCTGAAGCAGATTCAACCATTAAATTCGGTTTTATTCCACTAGGGACAGCCAATGATTTAGCACGTGCCTTAGGAATAAGTCTAAAACCTAAAGAAGCTGCTAAAGACCTGGCTAATTTTAAAACGCGGAGAATAGATATCGCTAAAATAAACGACCAGTACTTCTGCAACGTGGCTGCTATTGGGTCAATTCCAACAGCCGTAATGGAAACCTCAAGTGAAGAAAAATCAAAATTTGGTTTCTTTGCCTATGTGCGTGATTCAATGCGTGCTGTATTAAAAGATGACCAGTACACCTACAAATTAGTCTTAGACGACGATGAAGAAATTGAAATCTCAACAAAAGTACTTGTGATTGCCTTAACAAACAGTGTAGGTTCATTTGAAAACATGATTGCTGGAGCAACACCAGATGACGGTTTATTACATATCATGACCTTAAAAGATGAAAACTTATTAGCTGAATTACCTGGTATGCTTCATGAATTAAACGGCGGGTATATCTCTGAAGCCAGTAACATGATTACTTATAACGTCAAAAAAGTGGCTATCTCTGTTATAAATGAAGATGCGGACGAAGTGAAAGTGAATATTGACGGCGAGGTTGGTCCAGCGCTACCAATTGATATCGAAGTCTTACCATCACATGTGGAAGTAATGGTGCCTAATAAATAG
- a CDS encoding zinc-dependent alcohol dehydrogenase, with the protein MRAVTWQGNEKMEVKTVPDPTIEEPTDMIVRITATAICGSDLHLYHNGKPVMEEDYVVGHEPMGIVEEVGSAVTKVKKGDRVVIPFNIGCGECHFCAHHMESQCDNSNPNPAFDQGGLFGFGKMNGNHPGGQAEYLRVPFADFTSFVVPESNLPDEKVLFLSDVLPTAYWSVEHSGMKPGDTVIVLGSGPIGLFVQKFAKMKGAKRVIAVDNVAHRLEHAKKMNGVETVNFSDVSQVGSELYEMTKGGAEVVIDCVGMDGVTPIKEKTKEILTPQSGSYSPIQTASEAVKKFGTLMVTGVYMTPATNFPFQDFFTRSVNIKMGQAPVIHLMPKIYDMIEKGEFDPSDIITHTMPLERAAEAYDIFDKKADNNIKVVLKPGMS; encoded by the coding sequence ATGCGCGCAGTAACATGGCAAGGAAACGAAAAAATGGAAGTCAAAACGGTCCCGGATCCTACGATTGAAGAACCCACCGATATGATCGTTCGCATTACAGCTACAGCTATTTGTGGTTCTGATTTGCATTTATACCATAACGGGAAACCGGTCATGGAAGAAGACTATGTAGTAGGGCATGAGCCTATGGGAATTGTAGAAGAAGTTGGTTCTGCAGTGACGAAAGTGAAAAAAGGCGACCGAGTTGTTATCCCTTTCAACATTGGTTGTGGAGAGTGTCATTTCTGTGCTCACCATATGGAAAGTCAATGTGACAATTCCAACCCTAATCCAGCGTTTGATCAAGGCGGGTTGTTCGGTTTTGGTAAAATGAACGGAAATCACCCTGGCGGGCAAGCTGAATACTTACGTGTCCCATTTGCAGATTTTACTTCTTTTGTTGTTCCTGAAAGTAATCTACCGGATGAAAAGGTATTATTTCTATCGGATGTACTGCCAACAGCATATTGGAGTGTAGAGCATAGTGGCATGAAACCAGGAGATACAGTGATCGTATTGGGTTCTGGCCCTATCGGATTATTTGTACAAAAATTTGCCAAAATGAAAGGTGCTAAACGTGTAATTGCCGTAGACAACGTCGCTCATCGTTTGGAGCATGCGAAAAAAATGAACGGCGTAGAGACCGTGAATTTTTCAGATGTGTCCCAAGTTGGTAGTGAATTATATGAAATGACTAAGGGCGGTGCTGAAGTAGTAATTGATTGTGTTGGAATGGATGGTGTAACACCAATCAAAGAAAAAACTAAAGAAATTCTTACCCCGCAAAGTGGTTCCTACTCACCAATTCAAACGGCAAGTGAAGCTGTGAAGAAATTTGGGACGTTGATGGTAACTGGGGTTTATATGACTCCAGCAACGAATTTCCCGTTCCAAGACTTCTTTACTCGTAGTGTGAATATTAAAATGGGACAAGCCCCGGTTATCCACTTGATGCCGAAAATCTATGATATGATTGAAAAAGGAGAATTCGACCCATCGGATATCATTACACATACAATGCCTTTGGAACGAGCCGCTGAAGCATACGATATTTTTGACAAAAAAGCAGATAATAATATTAAAGTAGTTTTGAAACCAGGTATGTCTTAA
- a CDS encoding YebC/PmpR family DNA-binding transcriptional regulator — protein MAGHNKWSKIKNKKGATDAKRAKVFQKLSREIYVATKAGGPDPESNPSLRLVMDKAKAANMPNDNVNRAIEKGSSNSAGEDYDEITYEGYGPGGIAILVETLTDNTNRTLTNIRTIFNKNGGSLGESGSVAYMFDRQGYIVIEREGLELDEDEMLMNVIEAGGEDMTTSDEVFEISTEASDFTDVRDALEAQGFKLAQAEITMVAKTMLELPEDKAGQLENLIDLLEDDDDVQNVHYNTELAE, from the coding sequence GTGGCTGGACATAATAAATGGAGTAAAATCAAAAACAAAAAAGGTGCAACCGATGCTAAACGGGCGAAAGTATTCCAAAAACTTTCTCGTGAAATTTATGTAGCAACGAAAGCGGGTGGACCTGATCCAGAATCAAACCCATCTTTACGTTTGGTTATGGATAAAGCAAAAGCAGCGAACATGCCTAATGACAATGTGAACCGTGCGATTGAAAAAGGTTCAAGTAACAGCGCTGGTGAAGACTACGATGAAATCACTTACGAAGGTTATGGGCCAGGCGGTATTGCCATTTTAGTTGAAACCTTAACTGATAATACCAACCGTACTTTAACCAATATCCGTACTATTTTTAACAAAAACGGTGGTTCATTAGGTGAATCAGGTTCAGTTGCTTACATGTTTGACCGTCAAGGTTACATAGTGATTGAACGTGAAGGTTTAGAGCTTGACGAAGATGAAATGTTAATGAACGTAATCGAAGCTGGTGGGGAAGACATGACAACTTCGGACGAAGTATTTGAAATTTCTACAGAAGCTTCTGACTTCACTGATGTTCGTGACGCTTTAGAAGCGCAAGGATTCAAATTAGCACAAGCTGAAATCACAATGGTAGCTAAAACAATGTTAGAACTACCTGAAGATAAAGCTGGCCAACTTGAAAACTTGATCGACTTATTAGAAGACGATGATGATGTACAAAACGTACATTACAATACAGAATTAGCTGAATAA
- a CDS encoding transglycosylase domain-containing protein, which yields MNKKNEEKKKIGNGLSGTEKVMFYVNVAFKSLAKIFLLLLLILFLGGSLGLGLGSGYFIGLVEDMPIPTEEELANAVGNAGEISTMTYSDDTEISSIRADLVRENTELENVSPYIISGLVATEDENFFEHDGVVPSAIIRAGASTFLGVGGSSGGSTITQQLIKQKLLTNEVSFERKAKEILLAMRLENHYSKEQILQGYLNESPYGRNNKGENIAGIETAAQGVFGVPASEVTLAQAAFLVGIPQNPYTYTPFLQSGELKDVEYLEDGIIRSHEVLQRMRLTNYITEEEYQEAIHYDITQDFLSAGTSEEVPDERNSYIYQAVELETIDILMEQKVAADGLTMADVNANDQLYNQYYDEAESQMRNGGLTIKATVDPDIYETMNSTVQEFSASFGTTYYSESTDENGDPIEVVEPVQNGTVLLDNDTGQVLGFVGGIDFDMSQVDHAFRSRRSPGSSFKPILTYGPALQEQIAGANTMLADTYTRIVQPDGTPYEPTNFGTTISNDFVTARYALSTSMNNPTLALYNELLNQGVDIQSYAYKMGLKDAISSNEFSNLALSLGGTTTGPTVLENAAAFATFANGGVYVEPYLIETITDSNGNVVYQHQTQKERVFDEDVAYVIADILKDATSAGAMASYNSQMDSDLDWFMKTGTSEQFRDLWANGSTPNVTLTSWIGYDNITQTRDLYSQAENTVYGTPAQRSLRYWTTLGTRLNYYYPDTMGSGEVLAEPEGVHEETVVTETGTASGTFEGPYDTSYTIPSSAATNTELFTAAMDPEEPSFTFGIGGSMDDYMNKLESFRSKTNVTVNAKVQEVLESFKLRSAENEQRRQELEEDNIQQDG from the coding sequence GTGAACAAAAAAAATGAAGAAAAGAAAAAAATTGGGAATGGGCTGTCTGGGACTGAAAAAGTGATGTTCTATGTGAATGTGGCTTTTAAATCCTTGGCTAAAATATTCCTACTCTTATTACTTATCCTCTTTCTTGGTGGATCATTGGGGCTTGGTTTAGGATCAGGCTATTTCATTGGTTTGGTGGAAGATATGCCAATCCCAACTGAAGAGGAACTTGCTAATGCGGTGGGGAATGCCGGTGAGATTTCGACCATGACTTATAGTGATGATACAGAAATTTCTAGTATTCGCGCTGACTTGGTCCGTGAAAACACTGAACTGGAAAATGTGAGTCCATATATTATTAGTGGTTTAGTGGCTACAGAAGATGAAAACTTCTTCGAGCATGATGGTGTTGTCCCTTCAGCCATTATCCGGGCAGGTGCTTCAACCTTCCTTGGTGTAGGCGGATCTTCCGGTGGTTCAACTATTACCCAACAATTGATCAAGCAAAAATTATTAACCAATGAAGTGTCTTTTGAACGTAAAGCGAAAGAAATTTTACTTGCGATGCGGTTAGAAAACCACTATTCAAAAGAGCAAATTCTGCAAGGTTACTTGAATGAATCGCCATACGGACGGAATAATAAAGGGGAGAATATTGCAGGGATTGAAACTGCAGCTCAAGGTGTTTTCGGGGTACCAGCGAGTGAAGTCACTTTAGCGCAAGCAGCTTTCCTAGTGGGCATTCCGCAAAACCCTTATACTTATACCCCATTCTTGCAATCTGGTGAATTAAAAGATGTAGAATATTTAGAAGATGGGATTATTCGTTCGCATGAAGTCTTACAACGGATGCGGTTAACCAACTATATTACTGAAGAAGAATATCAAGAAGCGATTCATTATGATATTACCCAAGACTTCTTAAGTGCTGGAACCAGCGAAGAAGTACCAGATGAACGTAATTCATACATCTATCAAGCGGTTGAACTTGAAACCATTGATATCTTGATGGAACAAAAAGTAGCGGCTGATGGGCTGACTATGGCTGATGTTAACGCCAATGATCAGTTATACAACCAATATTATGATGAGGCTGAAAGTCAAATGCGTAACGGTGGTTTAACCATTAAAGCGACAGTCGATCCCGATATTTACGAAACTATGAACTCAACCGTTCAAGAATTTTCTGCTTCATTCGGTACCACTTATTATTCAGAATCAACAGATGAAAATGGTGACCCAATTGAAGTCGTAGAACCTGTTCAAAATGGAACGGTTTTACTAGATAACGATACGGGCCAAGTCCTTGGATTTGTTGGTGGGATTGACTTTGATATGAGCCAAGTTGACCACGCCTTTAGATCTCGTCGTTCACCTGGTTCATCATTCAAACCTATCTTGACTTACGGTCCGGCCTTGCAAGAGCAAATTGCTGGCGCAAACACGATGCTAGCGGATACTTATACTCGTATTGTTCAACCAGATGGGACCCCTTATGAACCAACCAACTTTGGGACTACTATTTCAAATGACTTTGTAACCGCCCGCTATGCCCTTTCAACGTCTATGAATAACCCGACATTAGCCTTATATAATGAATTATTAAACCAAGGCGTCGATATTCAATCTTATGCATACAAGATGGGCTTAAAGGATGCGATTTCAAGTAATGAATTCAGTAACTTAGCCCTATCACTTGGTGGGACAACTACTGGTCCAACTGTATTAGAAAATGCGGCAGCCTTTGCGACTTTCGCAAATGGTGGGGTTTACGTTGAACCTTACCTAATCGAAACTATCACTGATTCCAATGGTAATGTGGTTTACCAGCATCAAACGCAAAAAGAACGCGTCTTTGATGAAGATGTAGCCTATGTAATTGCTGATATCTTAAAGGATGCGACAAGTGCGGGTGCTATGGCCTCTTATAATTCGCAAATGGATAGTGATTTAGACTGGTTCATGAAGACTGGTACTTCAGAACAATTTAGAGATTTGTGGGCAAACGGGTCGACACCTAATGTAACCCTTACTTCTTGGATTGGTTATGATAACATCACGCAAACTCGTGACCTATATAGCCAAGCTGAAAATACCGTTTACGGAACGCCAGCTCAACGGTCATTACGTTACTGGACAACCTTAGGTACCCGGCTAAACTACTACTACCCGGATACAATGGGGTCTGGTGAAGTCTTAGCAGAACCTGAAGGTGTTCACGAGGAAACAGTTGTAACGGAAACTGGTACGGCCTCTGGTACCTTTGAAGGACCGTATGATACAAGTTATACAATTCCTTCATCAGCAGCAACCAACACTGAGTTGTTCACAGCTGCCATGGATCCAGAAGAACCAAGCTTTACCTTTGGTATCGGTGGTTCGATGGATGACTACATGAACAAACTTGAAAGCTTCCGTTCTAAGACAAATGTTACTGTAAATGCTAAGGTTCAAGAAGTATTAGAATCCTTTAAATTACGTAGTGCAGAAAATGAACAACGTCGTCAAGAACTTGAAGAAGATAATATTCAACAAGATGGTTAG